A window of Streptomyces sp. NBC_01241 genomic DNA:
GCCCTCGGCGGGCCCGGCGTCCTCGGGGTCGATGACGACGACATGGGCGAGGTTCGGCAGCTCGGCGCGGCGCTCGCGGGCCTTGGCCAGCTGGCCGGCGTCCTCGGCGATCAGCACCCGGCTCTCGGAGTCGGAGAGGATGAACGCCGACTCCTCGGCGTTGGTCGACGGGTAGATCGTGGTGGTGGCGGCGCCCGCGCACATCACACCGAGGTCGACGAGGATCCATTCCACGCGGGTACTGGCGGCGAGTGCGATCCGCTCCTCCGGCTGGACGCCCAGACCGATCAGCCCTGCCGCGATGGCGTACACGCGCTCGGCGGCCTGTGCCCAGCTCAGCGACTTCCACTCGTCGGGCCCCTCGCCGGCGGCCGACGGGACGGGGTAGCGGTAGGCCTCCCCGTCGGGGGTGGCCGCCACGCGGTCGACGAAGAGGTTCGCCACGGAGGGCGGTCGGTTATCGATCAGGGTCTGTGTGTCGCTCACGACGTCCTCCGGGCCTGCGGCGGTACTTCACGACCGGCTGCTTGTTCCTGCTGACTGTGCTTGTTCCTGTTGTTCCTGTGCGTGTCCTGCGTACGTCTGCGTTTCTGTCCTGCGGCACCTGGCCTGCGGTGGCCGGCCTGCGGTGCCCGATCCAGCTTGTTTAACTGGCGAGTAACTACGAAGCCGTGATCAGGGTAGAGCGCGCGCGTCCGCCGCGTAAGAGGCAACGGGCCGCCGCTTCATAACGAACGAGCCCCTGTGTCGCAGTGCGCTGCGACACAGGGGCCCGTTGGGCTACCACCGAGTAGGGGGCGGGACGGAACCGGACTGCGGGCCCGATCCGGAACCGGACTGCGGGCGCGATCCTGAACCGGAGCCGGGAGCCGGCCCTCGGCCTCGCGGCGGGGGCTACTTCTTGCCCTTGCCCTCCCCGCCCGACTCGTCCGTCGACAGCACGGCGATGAAGGCCTCCTGCGGCACCTCCACATTGCCGACCATCTTCATCCGCTTCTTGCCTTCCTTCTGCTTCTCCAGCAGCTTCCGCTTACGGGAGATGTCACCGCCGTAGCACTTGGCGAGGACGTCCTTGCGGATGGCACGGACCGTCTCACGGGCGATGACCCGGGAGCCGATGGCGGCCTGGATCGGCACCTCGAAGTTCTGCCGCGGGATCAGCTCGCGCAGCTTGGCGACGAGCCGCACGCCGTACGCGTACGCCTTGTCCTTGTGCGTGACCGCGGAGAACGCGTCGACCTTGTCGCCGTGCAGCAGGATGTCGACCTTGACGAGCTGGGCGGACTGCTCGCCGGTGGGCTCGTAGTCGAGGGAGGCGTAGCCCCGGGTCTTGGACTTCAGCTGGTCGAAGAAGTCGAAGACGATCTCGGCGAGCGGCAGGGTGTAGCGGATCTCGACCCGGTCCTCGGAGAGGTAGTCCATGCCGAGGAGGGTGCCGCGCCGGTTCTGGCAGAGCTCCATGATCGCGCCGATGAACTCGCTGGGGGCCAGGACCGTGGCGCGCACGACGGGCTCGTGCACCTTGTCGATCTTGCCCTCGGGGAATTCGCTCGGATTGGTGACGGTGTGCTCGGTGCCGTCCTCCATCTCGACGCGGTAGACCACGTTGGGGGCGGTGGCGATGAGTTCGAGGCCGAACTCGCGCTCCAGCCGCTCGCGGATCACGTCGAGGTGGAGCAGGCCGAGGAAGCCGACGCGGAAGCCGAAGCCGAGCGCGGCGGAGGTCTCCGGTTCGTACACCAGGGCGGCGTCGTTGAGCTGGAGCTTGTCGAGCGCCTCGCGCAGGTCCGGGTAGTCCGAACCGTCCAGCGGGTACAGGCCCGAGAACACCATCGGCTTGGGGTCCTTGTAGCCGCCCAGCGCCTCGGTCGCGCCCTTGTTCAGGGAGGTGATGGTGTCACCGACCTTGGACTGCCGGACGTCCTTCACACCGGTGATGATGTAGCCCACCTCGCCCACGCCGAGGCCGTCGGCCGGGGTCATCTCCGGGGAGGAGACCCCGATCTCCAGCAGCTCGTGGGTGGCGCCGGTGGACATCATCCTGATGCGCTCGCGCTTGTTGAGCTGACCGTCGACGACACGGACGTACGTGACGACACCGCGGTACGAGTCGTAGACCGAGTCGAAGATCATCGCGCGGGCGGGGGCATCGGCTTGGCCGACCGGGGCCGGTACGTCCTTGACCACACGGTCGAGCAGCGCTTCCACACCGAGGCCGGTCTTCGCCGAGACCTTGAGCACGTCCTCCGGCTGGCAGCCGATGAGGTTGGCCAGTTCCTCGGAGAACTTCTCCGGCTGCGCGGCCGGCAGGTCGATCTTGTTGAGGACCGGGACGATGGTGAGGTCGTTCTCCATCGCCAGGTAGAGGTTGGCCAGCGTCTGGGCCTCGATGCCCTGCGCGGCGTCGACCAGCAGGACCGTGCCCTCGCAGGCGGCGAGCGAGCGGGAGACCTCGTAGGTGAAGTCCACGTGGCCCGGGGTGTCGATCATGTTGAGGATATGGGTGCGGCCCTGGTCCTCACCCGTTTCGGGCGCCCAGGGCAGACGCACCGCCTGGGACTTGATGGTGATGCCACGCTCGCGCTCGATGTCCATCCGGTCGAGGTACTGAGCGCGCATCTGCCGCTGGTCGACCACGCCCGTCAGCTGAAGCATCCGGTCGGCAAGGGTCGACTTGCCGTGGTCGATGTGCGCGATGATGCAGAAGTTGCGGATCAGCGCCGGGTCGGTACGGCTCGGCTCGGGCACGTGGATAGGAGTCGCGGGCACGCAGGGTCCTGATTCTTGAGACGCCGAACGCCGTGTCTCGGGTCGATGTCGGTTCGGTCGGATCGATACGTAGCCTCCATCGTCCCATGGTTGCGGGGCGGAGACCGGTTTGGGCCGGTCGGAGCGGGGCTGGTACCGTTGACAGCTGTGCCTCGCGACCCTCTCGGGCCGTGCGGCGCACATCGAAGATCCAACGAACCTGAAAAGGCTCTTTCGTGGCGAACATCAAGTCCCAGATCAAGCGGAACAAGACGAACGAGAAGGCGCGCCTGCGCAACAAGGCCGTCAAGTCCTCGCTCAAGACCGCTATCCGCAAGGCCCGTGAGGCTGCCGCCGCCGGTGACGTCGAGAAGGCCACCACGGCCGCTCGCGACGCCTCCCGCGCGCTCGACAAGGCCGTCTCGAAGGGTGTCATCCACAAGAACGCCGCCGCCAACAAGAAGTCGGCGCTGGCCTCCAAGGTTGCCTCCCTCCAGGGCTGAGCTTTCTGAGTTACCGCCGGAACGGACCAGCGGGCCCTCTCTCCCGCCCCTGACCGGCCCCCGCGCCGCACACCGAACCTGCGTTCGCCACGCGGGTGCGGCGCACCGAGTGTGATCCGAAGGCCCTGGCCTCCGCTCTCCCCAGAGCGAGGCCGGGGCCTTCGGTGTACGCCCCGCTCGGGCCGCGCTGTGTTTTTTGCGGTCCGGCCACCGCTTTCCTGCCGCTTCTCGCGATCCGGTTACCGGCTTCCCACCGCTTCTCGCGATTCCGTTTCCGGCTTCCCTACCGCCCTTCGCGGTCCGGCCATCGCTTTCCCACCGTCCGGCCTACCGTCCGGACCGCGCTGCCCGCGCCACCGCGACCACGGCCTTCTCCAACGCGTACTCCGGGTCGTCGCCGCCGCCCTTGACTCCCGCGTCCGCATCCGCGACCGCCCGCAGCGCCACGGCCACGCCGTCCGGCGTCCACCCCCGCATCTGCTGACGCACCCGGTCGATCTTCCACGGCGGCATGCCCAGCTCACGGGCGAGGTCCGCGGGGCGCCCTCCGCGGGCCGAGGACAGCTTGCCGATGGCCCGTACGCCCTGCGCCAGCGCGCTGGTGATCAGCACGGGCGCCACTCCGGTCGACAGCGACCAACGCAGTGCCTCAAGCGCTTCCGCCGCCCGTCCTTCCACCGCGCGGTCGGCGACGGTGAAGCTCGACGCCTCGGCTCGACCCGTGTAGTAACGGGCGACGACCGCCTCGTCGATCGTGCCCTCGACATCCGCGACGAGCTGCGAGACCGCGCTCGCCAGCTCCCGCAGATCGCTGCCGATGGAATCGACCAGCGCCTGACACGCCTCGGGGGTCGCCGAGCGCCCCAGCGCCCGGAACTCCGACCGTACGAACGAGAGCCGCTCGGCCGGTTTGGTCGTCTTCGGACAGGCGACCTCCCGTGCCCCGGCCTTGCGCGCCGCGTCCAGCAGCCCCTTGCCCTTGGCGCCGCCCGCGTGCAGCAGAACGAGGGTGATCTCCTCGACCGGATCGCCGAGGTACGCCTTGACGTCCTTGATCGTGTCGGCGGAAAGGTCCTGCGCATTGCGCACGATCACCACCTTGCGCTCGGCGAAGAGCGACGGGCTCGTCAGCTCGGCGAGGGTGCCGGGCTGGAGCTGATCCGAGGTGAGGTCGCGGACGTCCGTGTCGGGGTCGGAGGCGCGGGCCGCCGCCACCACCTGTTGCACGGCGCGGTCGAGGAGCAGGTCCTCCTGGCCCACGGCGAGCGTGAGGGGGGCGAGCGAGTCGTCGGTGGAATTCCTTCTGGTGGCCATCGCCGTCCAGCATCCCACGCGCCACTGACAGTCGCCGGACTCCCCACCCGCCTCGTGCGGGCGCCGGGGCAGCCCCGCTGTCCGGCATGCGGGCGCCGGGGCAGCCCCGCTGTCCGGCGTGCTGACGCCAGGCATCCGATCACCGGGAGCCGTCGGATGCTGAAAATCTCCGCTCAACGGATCGGGAGATTCAGCCCGCTGGTACGGTCCCGGCCGCCGTATGAGATCCAGCGAGTACCAGGAGTAGCAGGAGGGGTTCCGAAATTGAACTCGCCAGCGATTCCTTATCGTCGACTCGGCAACACCGGTCTGAAAATCTCCGCCCTCGGGCTGGGATGCATGGGAATGAGCCAGACCTATGGAACACCGGACGACAGGGAATCCATCAGGACAATCCACCGCGCTCTCGAACTCGGCTGCACTTTCTTCGACACCGCGGAGTCGTACGGCCCGTTCGTCAACGAGGAACTCTTGGGCAGGGCGCTGCAGGGCCGCAGGGACGGCGCGGTGGTCGCGACGAAGTTCGGCTGGGAGTACGAGGGCACCCGGCGCGGCGCGCTCAACAGCCGGCCCGAGCGCATCCGGCGGGTGGTCGACGAGAGCCTGATACGGCTGGGTACGGACCGGATCGATGTCCTGTATCGGCACCGGGTGGACCTGGAGGTGCCGATCGCGGACGTGGCGGGTGCGGTCGGCGAACTCATCGCGGCCGGAAAGGTTCTGCACTTCGGCCTCTCGGAAGCCCGTCCGGGCACCATCCGGCGGGCTCACGACGTCCGTCCCGTCGCAGTTCTGCAGACCGAGTACTCCCTGTGGGAACGTCATCCGGAGCTGGAGATTCTGCCGGTGATCCGGGAGCTGGGTATCGGTCTCGTTCCCGATTCTCCGCTGAGTCGTGGATTCCTGACCGGCACGGCGGTCCGCGCGGAGGAATATCCGGAGAACGACTACCGCAGGCACGATCCGCAACGGAGCGATAATTTCAGGATCAATTCCGCAGCTGCCGACGTGGTCCGGAATGTCGCCCGTGAGCGCGGCGCGACCCCGGCGCAGATATCGCTCGCCTGGCTGCTGCACCAGGGCGACGACGTTTGTGCCGATCCCCGGCACGAAGCGCAGGGCGACTCTGGAGGAGAACCTTGCCGCGACGGAACTCACGCTCGGCCCGGACGACCTGCGACGCCTGACTGCGGCGCCGCCGCCGTCGGTGGTCGCCGGTAGCCGATATCCCGAGAGCGTCATGCACATGAACGATCGTCAGGCACTCGACGCCACTGGCTCGGCAGTCCGGTGCGGACCGGACCTGACCGCGCGGTGTACCCGGTACGGGAGAATGGGCAGGTGAGCGATGTGAGACATGTGCTGGTGCTGCCCGACCGCGACGCCGCGGAGGAGGTGGCCGGAGAGCTCGGCGACCGCTTCGGGGTCACCGAGGAGCCCCAGCTCGTACGCGACGCACTGGCCGGCGAGGACGACGCCGAGGACGCCCAGTGGCTGGTGGTCGTGGAGGACCCGGCAGCGCGGCTGGACTCCGCGGCGCTCGACGCGTTCGCCGCGGAGTACGACGGGTGGCTCGAAGCGCCCTGACGGGGCGCCTGGGGGCCTGCCGGCTCAGCTCTTGGGGACGATCTGGATGTCCATGTCGATGGCGATGCTGGAGCCGACGGCCGCGATGCCTCGGGCCAGCATGGTCTGCCAGGTGAGAGTGAAGTCCTCGCGGTGCAGTTCCGTGGTGGCCCGGCAGGCGGCGCGGGTCTCGCCCTCCAGGCCGCTGCCCAGGCCGAGGTACTGGGTGTCCAGCGTGACCGTACGGCTGACACCGTGCAGAGTGAGCGCGCCGGTCACGCCCCAGCGCGTGCCGCCGCGGTGGACGAAGCGGTCGCTGTAGAACTCCAGCGTCGGGTAGCGGCCCACGTCGAGGAAGTCGCTGGAACGCAGATGGTCGTCGCGCATCTGTACGTTCGTGTCGATCGAAGCGGCGTCGATGATCACGTGCATGGCGGAGCTCTCCATGCGGTCGGCGATCCGGACGGCACCGGCGAAGGTGTTGAACCGGCCATGGATGCGCGCCATACCGATGTGCCGGGCCGTGAAGCCGATCTGTGAGTGCATCGGCTCGACCTCCCACTCGCCCGGGGCGGGCAGCTGCGGGGGCGCAGACAGCTGCAGCGTCACATCACCGAGGCTCGCGTGGCCGCCCTCGACGACCGTGGCCGCGCCGTGGAACGGGGTGAAGCCCTCGGCCGTGACGGCCAGTCGGTACTCACCGGCCGGGACGGTGGCGAGGACGCTGCCGTACGGATCCGTCTCACCGCCGACGACCTTGCGGCCCGCGCTGTCCGTGACGACGAACTCGGCCTGCGGCACTATCTCGTTGACGGGATCGAGCACCCGGCAACTGAGCACTCCCGCGGTGCGTGGCACCTCGAAGCCGGCAAGAGCGTTGCCTCGCGCGGTATCCGTCGTTCTCTTGCTTCCCAGCCAACGGCCGAACATCTTCTACCTACCCTCGGGGGCGATTCACCTTGGGCCCTGACGGCTGGACGTCCTCGTCGGAGCAGCGGCCCACCGACGAGCATTCATTCGATCACCAATGTGGCGTTCGAGGCAAACGCAGCAGCTCGCAGGAGCTTGCGTAGAGGTGTTACCGATGGTCCGAATTGGCCACTTCGTTTGTGCGCCCGGCCGGCGCGCCGGAGCTCGGGCTCATGAGCTGCCCACCGCGCTCAGCCCCGTCCCGGCACCCGTCACGGCGATCGCGCCGTCCGTGTCCGTGCGCAGCACCACCGCGCCACCCGCTCGGAGCGCGTCGACGGTGCGCGGGGCCGGATGCCCGTACGGGTTGTCCCTGCCCACGCTCACCAGGGCGAGTCTCGGGCGCGCAGTGTGCAGCAGAGCGGGGTCCTGATGGGCGGAACCGTGATGGGCGACCTTGAGCACATCCACCGGCGGCAGCGCGGGATACCTGTGCAACAGCCCTTGCTGCGCCGGAGGTTCGAGGTCGCCCAGGAGCAGCAGGGACAGCCCGCCGGTCCGTACGTAGAGAGTGACGCTGGCATCATTCGGCTCCTGCGGTACGGGCCCCGACACGGCTCCCTGGTACCCCGGTGCGCCGCCCGCTCCCCTGCCTCCCGCCGGCCACAGGACTCGCCAGTCGAGGGGCCCGATCCTGCGCCGTTCACCGGGGACCGCCCGCACCATGGGGACGCCCGTCGCGGCGGCCGTTCTCCGGACGAACGCGACCTGGTCCAAAGGCTCGTCCAGGTTCGTCGCCTGGATCGCCCCGACCGCTCTGCCCCGCAGCACACCGGGCAACCCCCGTACATGGTCCGCGTGGAAATGCGTGAGGATCAGAAGCGGCACCTCGGTGATGCCCAGGTCGCGCAGACATCGATCGACGAGCCGCGGATCGGGACCGGCGTCGACGACCACCCCCCGGCCCTCCCCAGCGGCCAGTACCAGGGAGTCCCCCTGACCGACGTCGCACATCACGAACGCCCAGTCGGGCGGCGGCCATCCGGTCAGCACACGGGTGAGCGGAACCGGGCGCAGCACCGCGACGATCAGCAGCAGCGCGGCGGCCGAGCATACCCATGGATGGCGGACGATACGCCGGGCGGACAGCACCACCACTGCCGTCAGCACGGCGAGCAGTAACGCACCCTTCCCGCCGTCGGGCCAGTCGATTTCCGCCCCGGGCAGGGCTGCCCCGGTGCGGGCCACCGAAGCGATCCACCCGGCCGGCCACCCCGCGAGCCAGGCCAGCAGCTCCGCCACCGGTATGGCCACCGGCGCCAGGGCGAGCGCGGCGAACCCGAGGACCGTGGCCGGTGCCACCGCGAATTCGGCCAGCAGATTACACGGGATCGCCACCAGACTGACCCGGGAGGCGAGCAGGACGACGACCGGCGCGCACACGGCCTGCGCCGCGGCGGCCGCGGCCAGCGCCTCGGCGAGCCGGGACGGAATCCGGCGTCGTTGCAGCGCCTCGCTCCACTTCGGGGCGATGGTGAGCAGGGCACCGGTGGCCAGGACGGAGAGGACGAAGCCGTAACTGCGTGCCATCCACGGGTCGTACAGAACAAGCAGAAGGACCGCGGCGGCCAGCGCGGGGATCAGCGATCTGCGGCGCCCCGTGCCGATGGCGAGCAGGGTGATCAGCCCGCAGGCCGCGGAGCGCAGCACGCTCGGCTCCGGCCGGCAGACGACGACGAAGGCCAGCGTGAGCCCGCCGCCGAGCAATGCGGTCATCCGCAGCGACATTCCCAACCGGGGTGCCAGACCACGGCGTTCGACACGCACGGCCATGCCCGGTGGCCCGATCAGGAGAACGAGCAGGATCGCCAGGTTGGCTCCGGAGACCGCCATCAGGTGGGTGAGGTCGGCCGATTGGAAGGCATCGTGCAGTTCCGGAGTGACCCGTGAGGTGTCACCGACCACCAGGCCGGGCAGAAGCGCCCGCGCATCGGGATCGAGCCGCTCGGTCGCCTCCCGCAGACCGCCACGCAGAGCGCCGGCCAGCCGCTGGACCGCGGAAGGGGGCCCGGTGACGTGCGGCGGGCCCTTGCCCTCCGGCCGGAGTACGGCGGCGTTGTGCTCGCCTTCGTGCAGGGGTGGCGCCAGTCGGCCTCCGACGCGCAGTCGTGTGGAGGGGAGCAACTCCTGCCACCCGGCCGTCGATCCGCCGGGCGAGACGATCAGCAGCACCGGCGTGCGCAGCCGGGTGACCGCACCGTCGGGCCCGGTCAGCCGGGTGATCTCGGCATCCATGAGGAGGGAGGCGGGTGTGCTGTGGTCGCCGCGCACCCGGGGCGCGGTCTGCCTGGCATCGGACGTCACCGTCACCTCCGCGTCCACTCTCGCGAACCGCTGGGCCAGCTCGTGGACCGGACCCTGCCGTACGTCCGCGCTGTGCCAGCCGGCCGACGCGGCCCCGGCCGCCGCGCAGAGCAGTGCCGCAGCGGTTGCAGTTGCGGTGGTGTACGGCCGCTGCCGGTGGCGTACCACGCCCTCGTCATCTGCCGTCCCTCCCCCGGTACCGGCCGGCAGTCCTCGCATCGCGCGGGTCGCCGACATTCCGGACGTCGCCAGGAGCACCATGGCCGCGCCGACACAGAGCATCACGCCCGTCGTGGTCCACCTTCCCGGCACGCCGAGCGCGAGCGCCGCTCCGGCCCAGGCCGCCAAGGCCGGCGGGACCAGCCGAAGGTCTAGTGGGCCTTCCTGCCGCGGGTCGGAGGCACCCAGCCGCCGGCCCGAGGCCGCATGGACGTCCGAGTGGTTCTCCAAGTGGTTCTCCGAGTGGTTCATGGCACCACCAGAGGCTGGAGGTCGGCGAACCGGCGATCGCCGATCCCGTTGACTTCGCGGAGTTCGTCGACGGAACGGAAACCGCCGTGCTGGGTGCGATAGTCGACGATGCGCTGGGCGAGAACCGGACCGACGCCGGGCAGGGAGTCGAGTTGTTCGACGGTCGCCAGATTGAGGCTGACCGTTCCCGTTGTGGTGCCGCCGCTGCCGGTGCCGGTGCCGCCCGTGGCGGCACCTCCCGTCCCGCCCATGACCGGAGGGCCCGGTGGAGCGCCCACCACGATCTGCTCCCCGTCCATGAGCACCCGCGCCCGGTTGAGCCCGGCGAGGTCGACACCGGGCCGGGCTCCGCCCGCGGCCCGGATCGCGTCGGCGACCCGTGCGCCGGACGGCAGTTGATGGATCCCCGGCAGTCGCACCTTCCCGCTCACATCGACGACGATGTGCCCGCCCGACCCTGTCGCGGGTGGCGGCCCCGGTAACGGCTCCGGCGCTGCCGCCACCCCTGGCGACGGCTCCGATGTCCCGGCGTGCGCAGCTTCGTTGACCGGATCAGGAGCTCGTACGGAATGGGGGCGCGCGGACCAGAAATGCACTGCGGCGAAGACCGCGGTCGCGATCAGGACGACAGACAGCGCGGCAAGGGTCCTTGGCTCCAAACCGCATCTGAGCCGAAGCCACACCGGAATCCGCTCCCGCAGCGCGGGTGCCACCCTCGCCCGCAGCCCCGGAGCCGGCGCAGAAACCGGTGTCGAGGCCGGCGCAGAAACCGGTGTCGAGGCCGACGCAGAAGCCGTAGTCGTAGTCGTAGCCCTACCAGGAGCGGGACTTGGTGTCGGGCTCGGGGCAGGAGCCGGAGCAGAAACAGAACCAGGAGCAGGAGCAGGAGCAGGAGCCAACGCCGAAGCGGGAACGGGCGCCGGAGCCACTGCCACCCCGAGCGCGGGCCGCGCGACCCGTCCGCCGTGTGCCCCTCCCATGAGGGCGTCCGCCCGCTGCCGCGAAGCCGCCGCCACAGCGCCCGCACGTCCGCGCGAGGGCCGTCGTCGTCCGGGTCCGAGGCCGGGACCGCTACGGGCGCGGCCCGGGCCGGGGCCGCTGCCGCTGCCGCTGCCGCTGGTTGCACGATGTGATCGGGGAGCCATGCCTCACGACGGTAGGCACATCCGTCCGAGCCCGCTGAGCGGACCTGATTTCGGTGGACAACCGAGCAGTTGTGGATATCTCGGCCACCCCGAGGAGTGAAATCCGAGGGCCGATATCCAAGGAGCAGGGCCGCGAACCGGCTTCAGCGCGGCGAGACCACGGCCCCGAGCAGTCCGGGCCCGGTGTGCGCGCCGATCACCGCGCCCACCTCGCTGACATGCAGATCGACCAGGCCTGGCACCCGCTCGCGCAACCGCTCGGCAAGCCGCTCGGCCCGCTCGGGTGCCGCCAGGTGATGCACGGCGATGTCCACCCGGTCGCCGCCCGAGCGTTCCACGACGATCTCCTCCAGGCGCGCGATGGCCTTCGAGGCCGTCCGCACCTTCTCCAGCAGTTCGATGCGGCCACCATCCAGTTGGAGCAGCGGCTTCACGGCGAGCGCCGATCCCAGCAGCGCCTGCGCCGCACCGATACGACCGCCGCGACGCAGATAGTCCAGCGTGTCGACGTAGAAGTACGCGGAGGTACCCGCGGCCCGCTTCTCCGCGGCTGCGACGGCCTCGTCCAGGCTCCCGCCCGCCTCCGCCGTCTCCGCCGCCGCCAGGGCGCAGAATCCCAGGGCCATGGCGACCATCCCGGTGTCCACCACCCGCACCGGAACCGATGCGTCCTTCGCCGCGAGCAGGGCGGCATCGTATGTGCCCGAGATCTCGGCCGAGAGGTGCAGCGAGACGATGCCGCCGGCTCCGGCCTCGGCCGCCGCCCGGTACTCGGCGGCGAAAACCTCCGGGCTGGGCCGGGAAGTCGTCACGGGACGACGCTTCTGGAGCGCCAGTGCGAGGGAGCGGGCCGAGATCTCGGTGCCGTCCTCCAGCGCCTGATCACCGAGGACGACGGTCAGCGGCACCGCGGTGATGCCGTGCCGCTCCATCGCCTCGGGCGGCAGGTAGGCCGTGGAATCGGTGACGATCGCGACATGGCGGGACATGAGCGGGAGGTTACCTGGCGGGTCCTCGGCTCGGCAGTCCGACCCCGACCGAATGATCGCTCCGGACCGCTTCGGACCGCATCGGGTCACCGCCGGTCGTCGAACGTCTCAGTTCGTCGTTTCGGGCCGAGCCGCCTTCTGCCACGGGTACTCGGTCCGTCCTTGCGGGTCCGGAGCCGTGATCGCCTGCGCCGTACCGTCGGCGGCCCCTCGTTCCTGCCCCGGCCGGCTCGGCTGCCCTTGCCTCTGTCCTTGCCCCGTCCCCCACCCTTGTCCCTGGCCCTGTCCTTGGCCCTGGCCGTGGACCGGTTCGTCCGGCTCCACCGTCCAGTGCCGCAGCGCCCCGGCCTCGACATCGATCTGCGCATTCAGCGCGTCCAGATCGTCGTCGGCGAACTGTCGCGCCCGGTCCCGCGCGGCCCATCGCAGCGAATCCGCGGAGTGTGTGATCCGCTCCGTACGCTGCTTCAGGCCCGGCAGCATCGACGCGACGATCGCCCGGTCGGGCTCGCGCTCCAGCCTCTTCAGGTCGTCGTCCAGCTCACGCCCGTGCGTCCTCAGCCGCTGGAAGAGGCCCAGTGACTCCGAGAGCGAGGCGTCTTCGGCGCCCCCCGTCTGCAACGCCTCCTGCGTGGCCCGCATGGATGTGCGCAGCGCGAGCCGCAGCTGCGCCAGCTCTCCGCCCACGCCCGCCTGGCCGTAGCTCTTGGCCCGCAGCGTGGTGTCCTCGACGGTCCGGCGCGCCTGCGTGATCGTACGGTCCACACCACGCTTCGCCACGCCGATGGCCTTGACGCTCACATACACGCCCAGGGCCACGAACGCGAAAAAGAGCAATCCCAGGATGAGGATCACGGCTTCCATGAGCGCCCCTC
This region includes:
- the lepA gene encoding translation elongation factor 4, with the protein product MPATPIHVPEPSRTDPALIRNFCIIAHIDHGKSTLADRMLQLTGVVDQRQMRAQYLDRMDIERERGITIKSQAVRLPWAPETGEDQGRTHILNMIDTPGHVDFTYEVSRSLAACEGTVLLVDAAQGIEAQTLANLYLAMENDLTIVPVLNKIDLPAAQPEKFSEELANLIGCQPEDVLKVSAKTGLGVEALLDRVVKDVPAPVGQADAPARAMIFDSVYDSYRGVVTYVRVVDGQLNKRERIRMMSTGATHELLEIGVSSPEMTPADGLGVGEVGYIITGVKDVRQSKVGDTITSLNKGATEALGGYKDPKPMVFSGLYPLDGSDYPDLREALDKLQLNDAALVYEPETSAALGFGFRVGFLGLLHLDVIRERLEREFGLELIATAPNVVYRVEMEDGTEHTVTNPSEFPEGKIDKVHEPVVRATVLAPSEFIGAIMELCQNRRGTLLGMDYLSEDRVEIRYTLPLAEIVFDFFDQLKSKTRGYASLDYEPTGEQSAQLVKVDILLHGDKVDAFSAVTHKDKAYAYGVRLVAKLRELIPRQNFEVPIQAAIGSRVIARETVRAIRKDVLAKCYGGDISRKRKLLEKQKEGKKRMKMVGNVEVPQEAFIAVLSTDESGGEGKGKK
- the rpsT gene encoding 30S ribosomal protein S20, which translates into the protein MANIKSQIKRNKTNEKARLRNKAVKSSLKTAIRKAREAAAAGDVEKATTAARDASRALDKAVSKGVIHKNAAANKKSALASKVASLQG
- the holA gene encoding DNA polymerase III subunit delta, which produces MATRRNSTDDSLAPLTLAVGQEDLLLDRAVQQVVAAARASDPDTDVRDLTSDQLQPGTLAELTSPSLFAERKVVIVRNAQDLSADTIKDVKAYLGDPVEEITLVLLHAGGAKGKGLLDAARKAGAREVACPKTTKPAERLSFVRSEFRALGRSATPEACQALVDSIGSDLRELASAVSQLVADVEGTIDEAVVARYYTGRAEASSFTVADRAVEGRAAEALEALRWSLSTGVAPVLITSALAQGVRAIGKLSSARGGRPADLARELGMPPWKIDRVRQQMRGWTPDGVAVALRAVADADAGVKGGGDDPEYALEKAVVAVARAARSGR
- a CDS encoding YceI family protein → MFGRWLGSKRTTDTARGNALAGFEVPRTAGVLSCRVLDPVNEIVPQAEFVVTDSAGRKVVGGETDPYGSVLATVPAGEYRLAVTAEGFTPFHGAATVVEGGHASLGDVTLQLSAPPQLPAPGEWEVEPMHSQIGFTARHIGMARIHGRFNTFAGAVRIADRMESSAMHVIIDAASIDTNVQMRDDHLRSSDFLDVGRYPTLEFYSDRFVHRGGTRWGVTGALTLHGVSRTVTLDTQYLGLGSGLEGETRAACRATTELHREDFTLTWQTMLARGIAAVGSSIAIDMDIQIVPKS
- a CDS encoding ComEC/Rec2 family competence protein, with product MNHSENHLENHSDVHAASGRRLGASDPRQEGPLDLRLVPPALAAWAGAALALGVPGRWTTTGVMLCVGAAMVLLATSGMSATRAMRGLPAGTGGGTADDEGVVRHRQRPYTTATATAAALLCAAAGAASAGWHSADVRQGPVHELAQRFARVDAEVTVTSDARQTAPRVRGDHSTPASLLMDAEITRLTGPDGAVTRLRTPVLLIVSPGGSTAGWQELLPSTRLRVGGRLAPPLHEGEHNAAVLRPEGKGPPHVTGPPSAVQRLAGALRGGLREATERLDPDARALLPGLVVGDTSRVTPELHDAFQSADLTHLMAVSGANLAILLVLLIGPPGMAVRVERRGLAPRLGMSLRMTALLGGGLTLAFVVVCRPEPSVLRSAACGLITLLAIGTGRRRSLIPALAAAVLLLVLYDPWMARSYGFVLSVLATGALLTIAPKWSEALQRRRIPSRLAEALAAAAAAQAVCAPVVVLLASRVSLVAIPCNLLAEFAVAPATVLGFAALALAPVAIPVAELLAWLAGWPAGWIASVARTGAALPGAEIDWPDGGKGALLLAVLTAVVVLSARRIVRHPWVCSAAALLLIVAVLRPVPLTRVLTGWPPPDWAFVMCDVGQGDSLVLAAGEGRGVVVDAGPDPRLVDRCLRDLGITEVPLLILTHFHADHVRGLPGVLRGRAVGAIQATNLDEPLDQVAFVRRTAAATGVPMVRAVPGERRRIGPLDWRVLWPAGGRGAGGAPGYQGAVSGPVPQEPNDASVTLYVRTGGLSLLLLGDLEPPAQQGLLHRYPALPPVDVLKVAHHGSAHQDPALLHTARPRLALVSVGRDNPYGHPAPRTVDALRAGGAVVLRTDTDGAIAVTGAGTGLSAVGSS
- a CDS encoding ComEA family DNA-binding protein, translating into MSGKVRLPGIHQLPSGARVADAIRAAGGARPGVDLAGLNRARVLMDGEQIVVGAPPGPPVMGGTGGAATGGTGTGSGGTTTGTVSLNLATVEQLDSLPGVGPVLAQRIVDYRTQHGGFRSVDELREVNGIGDRRFADLQPLVVP
- a CDS encoding DegV family protein, translating into MSRHVAIVTDSTAYLPPEAMERHGITAVPLTVVLGDQALEDGTEISARSLALALQKRRPVTTSRPSPEVFAAEYRAAAEAGAGGIVSLHLSAEISGTYDAALLAAKDASVPVRVVDTGMVAMALGFCALAAAETAEAGGSLDEAVAAAEKRAAGTSAYFYVDTLDYLRRGGRIGAAQALLGSALAVKPLLQLDGGRIELLEKVRTASKAIARLEEIVVERSGGDRVDIAVHHLAAPERAERLAERLRERVPGLVDLHVSEVGAVIGAHTGPGLLGAVVSPR